In Pelomicrobium methylotrophicum, a single genomic region encodes these proteins:
- a CDS encoding YiiX/YebB-like N1pC/P60 family cysteine hydrolase, with amino-acid sequence MLKRWLTPLGRALARYLSQPLPHYTPAATSSPAALLATLRPADVLLVEGNTRVSTAIKYLTQSTWSHAALYVGDALLDHDNWEDPPVLVEVDMVHGCQAVPLSKYAAFHTRICRPVGLSEEDRRRVVEYVIARLGQAYDLKNLIDLARYLLPVPPVPSRFRRRMLALGSGEPTKAICSTLIAQAFQSVRYPILPLVSRRRNGSGQAEQEILSARHYSLFTPRDFDISPYFQVVKPTIEQGFDYRRLNWDTAEDAPQDAVQSSAPG; translated from the coding sequence ATGCTCAAGCGATGGCTGACCCCCCTGGGCCGGGCGCTGGCCAGGTACCTGAGCCAGCCCTTGCCTCACTACACGCCAGCCGCCACGTCGAGCCCGGCGGCGCTGCTGGCGACCCTGCGGCCCGCCGACGTCCTGCTGGTGGAGGGCAACACCCGCGTTTCCACGGCCATCAAGTACCTGACCCAATCCACCTGGTCCCACGCGGCGCTGTACGTCGGTGACGCGCTGCTGGATCACGACAACTGGGAGGACCCGCCGGTGCTGGTGGAGGTGGACATGGTGCACGGTTGCCAAGCGGTGCCTTTGTCCAAGTACGCCGCGTTCCACACCCGCATCTGCCGGCCCGTGGGGCTGTCGGAGGAGGACCGCCGGCGGGTGGTGGAGTACGTCATCGCCCGGCTGGGCCAGGCCTACGACCTCAAAAACCTGATCGACTTGGCGCGATACCTGCTCCCCGTCCCCCCCGTGCCGAGCCGGTTCCGCCGCCGAATGCTGGCGCTCGGTAGCGGCGAACCCACCAAGGCCATCTGCTCGACCCTGATTGCCCAGGCGTTTCAGTCGGTGCGCTATCCCATCCTACCCCTCGTCAGCCGGCGCCGAAACGGTTCGGGCCAGGCCGAGCAGGAGATCCTCTCCGCCCGGCACTACTCTCTCTTTACGCCCCGAGACTTCGACATTTCGCCCTATTTCCAGGTGGTCAAACCCACCATCGAGCAGGGCTTCGACTACCGGCGTCTGAACTGGGACACCGCCGAGGACGCACCCCAGGACGCCGTGCAATCGTCCGCCCCTGGATAG